A region from the Diadema setosum chromosome 13, eeDiaSeto1, whole genome shotgun sequence genome encodes:
- the LOC140237151 gene encoding uncharacterized protein: MLHLVMQLLRRRCAGPLNTVTHVDLTDVGLARIENLHAVPKLQTLVLRGNDITLVQNISVCHHLWHLDLGNNQVSDLDGLSKFVALGTLNLSLNNLTWNDLRHIRHMYILELSLHGNQKLDKDPYYRIHAIDCLPNVWMLDGRLITSAERVQVQHFFQDSAVSEHPVRHKLTKAQFVPSSFKKIQVHGIYGSKTTHFMMRFPTNGALNVDTDRRRLAYMAYNLQNDMELELQQRKMKLQCSDFMERLLEMRLAEREKCNVLLLLLVASLEFSLPHVILQDTLTITKLREIISDFDTLDLFAMAEVHRCRILSLLLSAVKVDRDDHKDGGLYDKLYLCLYYTVAELVKRFDVGSPKNAVTLDRTNPIYREYRSLLAAEVVQLLCIVPSFYDLLLQDSSLAQLVTQATGSASAMSGVEALMERIKNTGGGSHRTIEEISEYLMESIQRNTKRVLHKKISTKSSSNYVLETPRALPKRPQSSPVYASNFLAVGQPSPVGKPYSRPTTGKGIRKPHSHQASRPGTASSVGSAKSEHLPSSRSAQSRSPMATASPTSTSSSSQDVCRFPKKQEQWTPAKPPRLGDKVLLGPQNLAYIIALPEYDVALLQMESIPDLSHEWKAPNGSVVSFTRNANEHYAYMNMIHMEWDTRHRYWKPIGSVGDRITLQHVQNSFETKPPPTSPTSSLSPRSVDDAETETTHHTTPRESLESLPQSISMRFREKLRLSPEKILPIEEERASQERRLLGNGCEEEVSDAAEEAQKSDADAENVGDGEDKEEAERQKNATDERRDEDGEKKEGVKEEMKEEERAEEETTGIHGNDQEDEGKEAKEAKLSKEDMEMPEDTTLTEILSARLTEKVETAGDHFAHPEGDESLYSCLRCAMESIRLNNDSLSPPNTPTGSGGIYIGGATERSRNGAMVSQVAEVNTCLEHRNVEDIGSSPAGQSNSRPTTAVNTGRDSARAHADVKVVDLHIWPDPGVYTDYQRERTKVWDRAVNRPKSSTSVRSTDMPSRASSAKSRASTPASQGSPLLIQMGNYWLAGGRDIASWERVSNRMKTLHTPGWMEGTSLPRRPKSVGPYKYRQRKVVMQRRARSAVGPRVKSFSSQDILSSHPPPSPASTDLTLTDLQLGNEAGPSYLHQARQHNFTDATPGGAALGEAALGGASPASRPSSAAHAVRRPTTPPYGAPKKPSSPLHMTVKFL; encoded by the exons ATGTTGCACTTGGTTATGCAGTTGCTGAGGAGAAGATGTGCTGGTCCTCTGAACACAGTAACTCATGTGGATCTGACTGATGTTGGCCTTG CACGGATTGAGAATCTGCACGCTGTGCCAAAGCTGCAGACTCTGGTCTTGCGGGGGAATGACATCACCCTGGTCCAGAACATCTCGGTCTGCCATCACCTCTGGCACCTCGACCTGGGCAATAATCAG GTCAGTGACCTTGATGGGCTGAGCAAGTTTGTTGCCCTGGGGACGTTGAACCTCAGCCTCAACAACTTGACCTGGAATGACCTCCGGCACATCAGACACATGTACATTCTAGAACTCAGTCTCCATGGCAACCAAAAGTTGGATAAGGATCCATATT ATCGCATCCATGCCATTGACTGCCTTCCCAATGTTTGGATGCTGGACGGCAGACTCATCACCT CGGCAGAACGGGTGCAGGTGCAACATTTCTTCCAAGACTCGGCTGTGTCTGAGCACCCAGTG AGACACAAGCTCACCAAAGCTCAGTTTGTGCCTTCATCTTTCAAGAAGATTCAAGTCCATGGAATATATGGAAGCAAG ACAACACACTTCATGATGAGGTTTCCGACCAATGGCGCCCTCAATGTCGACACAGATCGCAGGAGGCTGGCCTACATGGCATACAACCTGCAGAATGACATGGAATTAGAGCTTCAACAAAGGAAAAT GAAGCTGCAGTGCAGTGATTTCATGGAGAGGCTGCTGGAGATGAGGTTGGCGGAGAGGGAGAAGTGTAACGTCCTTCTGCTGCTCCTGGTAGCCTCCCTTGAGTTCTCCCTCCCACATGTCATCCTGCAGGACACTCTCACCATCACCAAGCTCAGAGAAATCAT TTCTGATTTCGACACTCTGGACTTGTTTGCGATGGCAGAGGTCCATCGATGTCGCATCCTGTCTCTGCTTCTGAGTGCGGTCAAGGTGGACAGAGATGACCACAAG GATGGAGGGTTGTATGACAAGCTGTATCTGTGCCTCTACTACACTGTGGCTGAGCTGGTTAAGAGGTTTGACGTGGGCAGTCCCAAGAATGCTGTGACCCTTGACCGCACCAACCCGAT ATATCGCGAGTACAGATCCTTGCTGGCTGCCGAGGTGGTCCAACTCCTCTGCATTGTCCCTTCCTTCTATGACCTCCTCCTGCAAGACTCCTCCTTGGCCCAGTTGGTTACCCAGGCAACAGGGAGTGCATCAGCAATGTCGGGAGTGGAAGCGTTGATGGAAAGGATAAAGAATACTGGG GGTGGAAGCCATCGTACAATTGAGGAGATTTCAGAATATTTGATGGAGTCCATTCAGAGGAACACAAAGCGGGTGCTGCACAAGAAGATCTCAACCAAGAGTTCATCTAATTATGTGCTGGAG ACTCCAAGAGCACTGCCCAAGCGGCCCCAGTCTTCTCCCGTGTACGCCAGCAACTTCCTGGCAGTGGGTCAGCCCAGTCCGGTGGGGAAACCATACTCCCGACCCACCACTGGCAAAGGAATAAGGAAACCTCATTCCCATCAGGCCAGTAGGCCTGGGACAGCATCCTCAGTCGGGTCCGCAAAGTCGGAGCATCTGCCGTCATCCAGGAGCGCGCAGTCACGGTCGCCAATGGCAACCGCATCCCCAACGTCAACTTCGTCCTCGTCACAGGATGTGTGCCGGTTTCCCAAGAAGCAGGAGCAGTGGACGCCGGCTAAGCCGCCGAGACTTGGCGACAAGGTACTCCTCGGCCCCCAGAATCTGGCCTACATCATAGCTCTGCCGGAGTATGATGTGGCCCTGCTGCAGATGGAGTCAATCCCAG ATCTATCCCACGAGTGGaaag CTCCCAATGGCTCTGTGGTGAGTTTCACTCGGAATGCCAATGAACACTATGCCTACATGAACATGATCCATATGGAATGGGACACACGGCATAGGTACTGGAAGCCGATTGGTTCAGTGGGTGACAG GATAACGTTGCAGCATGTCCAGAACAGCTTTGAGACCAAACCTCCACCGACCAGCCCAACGTCCAGCCTTAGCCCAAGGTCAGTGGACGATGCAGAGACTGAGACCACGCACCATACCACCCCAAGAGAATCG CTGGAGAGCCTTCCCCAGTCCATCTCGATGCGATTCCGCGAGAAGCTGCGGCTCAGCCCGGAGAAGATCCTGCCCATAGAGGAGGAGAGGGCGTCGCAGGAGCGCAGGTTGCTAGGGAACGGATGCGAGGAGGAGGTCTCGGATGCTGCCGAGGAGGCACAGAAGAGCGATGCGGATGCGGAGAACGTGGGGGATGGAGAGGACAAAGAGGAGGCAGAGAGGCAGAAGAATGCGACCGATGAGAGGCGGGATGAGGATGGAGAGAAGAAGGAAGGGGTGAAGGAAGAGatgaaggaagaggagagagcGGAAGAGGAGACAACTGGTATCCATGGTAACGATCAAGAGGATGAAGGCAAGGAGGCAAAAGAAGCAAAGTTGTCAAAGGAGGACATGGAGATGCCCGAAG ACACGACACTGACAGAGATTCTCAGTGCTCGACTGACAGAAAAGGTTGAGACCGCTGGGGATCACTTCGCCCACCCTGAGGGGGATGAGTCCCTCTACAGCTGCCTGCGATGCGCCATGGAGAGCATCCGGCTTAACAATGACTCCCTGTCTCCGCCCAACACCCCAACAGGCAGTGGGGGCATCTATATCGG AGGTGCTACTGAACGGTCAAGGAATGGTGCCATGGTCTCTCAGGTGGCTGAAGTCAACACCTGTTTGGAACACCGAAATGTTGAGGACATTGGGTCAAG CCCTGCCGGCCAATCGAACAGCAGACCAACCACAGCCGTAAACACAGGTCGTGATTCTGCTCGTGCTCA TGCTGATGTTAAGGTTGTGGACCTACATATTTGGCCGGACCCGGGAGTGTACACAGACTACCAAAGAGAGCGAACCAAAGTGTGGGACCGAGCTGTCAATCGTCCCAAGTCATCCACTTCAGTACGCAGCACAG ATATGCCATCCCGCGCATCCTCTGCTAAGAGTCGGGCCAGCACCCCTGCCTCCCAGGGCAGCCCCCTCCTCATCCAGATGGGCAACTACTGGCTGGCTGGGGGGCGCGACATTGCCTCCTGGGAACGGGTCAGCAACAGGATGAAGACCCTCCACACTCCGGGCTGGATGGAGGGAACCTCGTTGCCGCGGAGACCGAAGTCAGTTGGACCGTACAAGTACAG ACAACGCAAGGTTGTGATGCAGCGTCGTGCCAGATCGGCTGTTGGACCCCGAGTCAAGTCATTCTCCAGTCAAG ACATCCTGTCATCTCATCCACCCCCTTCCCCCGCCTCCACCGATCTAACCCTCACCGACCTCCAACTTGGCAACGAGGCCGGGCCCAGCTACCTCCACCAGGCACGTCAGCACAACTTTACCGATGCCACTCCGGGCGGGGCCGCTTTGGGTGAGGCAGCTCTCGGCGGGGCATCGCCGGCGTCGCGCCCCTCGTCTGCTGCCCACGCTGTGCGCAGACCGACCACGCCCCCTTACGGCGCCCCCAAGAAACCCTCTTCCCCACTCCACATGACCGTAAAGTTCTTGTAA